A genomic segment from Dietzia psychralcaliphila encodes:
- a CDS encoding DUF2243 domain-containing protein gives MPPPTSEAHAADPTVNRRLVLSGFLFGCGIAGSVIDLFVFHLLLQWHHFYDLSTTNIALLTDGLFHGATWLITVWGLFMLGDVRHRVVVPWWRWSGAVLAGVGFFQLFDGLVFHKLLRIHQIRYGVDLVVYDLAWLGSAALLLLVGALILWRTSGVHLRAPASGQPRD, from the coding sequence GTGCCACCACCCACCTCCGAGGCCCACGCCGCCGATCCCACCGTGAATCGGCGCCTGGTCCTGTCGGGGTTCCTCTTCGGCTGCGGCATAGCCGGATCCGTGATCGATCTCTTCGTCTTCCACCTGCTCCTGCAGTGGCACCACTTCTACGACCTGTCCACCACCAACATCGCTCTCCTGACGGACGGGCTGTTCCACGGCGCGACCTGGCTCATCACGGTGTGGGGACTGTTCATGCTGGGGGATGTGCGGCACCGGGTGGTCGTTCCGTGGTGGCGGTGGTCCGGCGCGGTGCTCGCCGGCGTCGGGTTCTTCCAACTGTTCGACGGCCTCGTGTTCCACAAGCTCCTCCGGATCCACCAGATCCGATACGGCGTCGACCTGGTCGTCTACGACCTGGCATGGCTCGGCTCGGCTGCTCTCCTGCTGCTGGTGGGTGCGCTGATCCTGTGGCGAACCTCGGGCGTCCACTTGCGGGCCCCCGCATCCGGGCAGCCCCGGGACTGA
- a CDS encoding cytochrome c oxidase assembly protein encodes MPHDHAQSGPHDWSVPEALGVLLLAVALTAYLVGVRRHSTRGSWPRYRTTLWIAGLICLGAAWIGPLASAAHSGFTAHMGVHLLLGMLGPLLLVLAAPVTLALRTLPPRNARAVSRVLRSPPVRVLTHPVVAAVLNAGGLWVLYTTDLFALMHAAPTVHVLVHAHVFLAGLVFTAAMIGPDPNPHRASFRTRAVVLVLFIAAHSILGRWLYGHPPIGVDPEDARAGAQLMFYGGEVIDLALLVLLFTGWYPGSRARSRFLPRNPSRPSRNPSRPSRDTLADRASDPRGRELSPP; translated from the coding sequence GTGCCTCACGATCATGCGCAATCCGGGCCCCATGACTGGTCGGTACCCGAAGCGCTCGGAGTGCTACTGCTCGCAGTGGCGCTCACCGCCTACCTGGTCGGCGTCCGACGACATAGCACCAGGGGCTCGTGGCCCCGGTACCGCACCACGCTGTGGATCGCGGGACTGATCTGCCTCGGCGCGGCGTGGATCGGCCCCCTGGCCTCGGCGGCCCACTCGGGATTCACCGCCCACATGGGCGTCCACCTGCTCCTGGGGATGCTCGGCCCGCTGCTCCTGGTACTCGCGGCCCCCGTGACCCTCGCACTTCGGACGCTCCCTCCACGCAACGCGCGGGCCGTTTCGCGCGTTCTCCGGTCCCCTCCGGTGCGGGTGCTCACCCATCCCGTCGTCGCCGCCGTGCTCAACGCCGGGGGCCTGTGGGTGCTCTACACCACCGATCTCTTCGCGCTCATGCACGCGGCACCGACCGTCCACGTCCTCGTCCACGCGCACGTGTTCCTCGCCGGCCTGGTGTTCACCGCCGCGATGATCGGGCCGGACCCCAATCCCCACCGTGCGAGCTTCCGGACCCGCGCGGTGGTGCTCGTGCTGTTCATCGCCGCCCACTCGATCCTCGGTAGGTGGCTGTACGGCCATCCCCCGATCGGCGTCGATCCAGAGGATGCGAGGGCCGGGGCCCAGCTGATGTTCTACGGCGGCGAGGTGATCGACCTCGCCCTCCTGGTGCTGCTCTTCACGGGGTGGTACCCCGGATCACGAGCGCGAAGCCGATTCCTCCCCCGCAATCCCTCCCGCCCCTCCCGCAATCCCTCCCGCCCCTCCCGCGACACCCTCGCTGACCGGGCCAGCGATCCCCGGGGCCGCGAACTGTCGCCCCCGTGA
- a CDS encoding helix-turn-helix transcriptional regulator: protein MLSGPERVVVVRGPRFSGKTTLLEQWLSANSPPGGSAVGIIDPAPDLTGDRYWQSVVSTLRSTQGPGDRTAPEVESPREPADPPGETYREVRRLVRAWTGPLTLVLDDLHLAGDPETFVRDLLRQAPPAGIRVLVTTRTAMQWRGSAAVPADSVIVTPVDLLLTDPELAAVAEFAGVNALNRAPLSVIAAETGRVAGLVGVGVAALAAPSSARGDPTHRIRNEIDRVIVGVLAGDPELVSYRGDIFRTAAATPLTSSAAAVVIDGGVEGEPTVVDRLAAFERHGLTVRIPEAPEPTWTYPDPVRGSILRMAATESPDVLRDARLALSNHWLQCGRPHTAFVHAIDAEHWGRVLEILRDHWRTLYTTNFLQMDGDLRRIPADVLESEPLFDTLRRMHSQFSAPKDSPAPAPAIAASSDEPDDAERLMRMLSLRMDGQFEAAAAECGPLSRLRVPDLESSTQAERDGPAFVFLHLGLSLILVGRIDDATQMLRRAHRLGAGSFVERDAAGKLTLANALLGYPADADSWWDEERRHPQLPPDSELVVRPAGMIGAALARLDRLDIDSAIGLITDLGAPADREELWGFALYVYGQIALSTGTAADGLRYVEHHMRRYPGMCDHGAVVGPLLDAVRADLHLALGRSDESAELVGNSSHPLTATVRARTRLYEGDHEGALDIVRHYYGDLRCTQRDSVELSLVGAAASMGISAREEAVQHLERAVTKSALTGLVRPFTTLPRGTMARLANLGPELPVSARETGTGAPSSPHAATALTGREHAILRSLETGESVTAIADRHFVSVNTVKTQLRAVYRKLGVRSRSTAVDEARRLGLL, encoded by the coding sequence ATGCTCTCGGGGCCCGAACGCGTTGTGGTGGTCCGTGGTCCCCGGTTCTCCGGCAAGACCACACTGCTGGAGCAGTGGCTCTCCGCCAACTCCCCGCCCGGCGGATCCGCGGTCGGAATCATCGACCCCGCCCCCGACCTCACCGGCGACCGCTACTGGCAGTCGGTCGTGAGCACGCTGCGATCGACGCAGGGCCCCGGTGACCGCACGGCCCCGGAGGTCGAGTCGCCGCGCGAGCCCGCCGACCCGCCCGGTGAAACGTACCGCGAGGTGAGGCGCCTGGTCCGAGCGTGGACCGGTCCCCTCACCCTGGTTCTCGACGACCTCCACCTCGCGGGGGACCCGGAGACCTTTGTCCGCGATCTGCTCCGGCAGGCGCCCCCCGCCGGGATCCGTGTTCTCGTCACCACTCGCACCGCGATGCAGTGGCGCGGTTCTGCCGCAGTGCCCGCGGACAGCGTGATCGTGACCCCGGTGGACCTCCTCCTCACGGATCCCGAACTTGCCGCCGTGGCTGAGTTCGCGGGCGTCAACGCGCTGAATCGGGCCCCTCTGAGTGTGATCGCCGCCGAGACCGGCCGGGTCGCCGGTCTCGTGGGTGTCGGCGTGGCCGCCCTCGCTGCACCCTCGTCGGCGCGCGGGGACCCGACCCACCGGATCCGCAACGAGATAGACCGCGTCATCGTGGGGGTTCTGGCCGGTGATCCGGAGCTGGTCAGCTACCGCGGGGACATCTTCCGGACCGCGGCGGCTACACCACTGACCTCCTCGGCAGCCGCGGTCGTGATCGACGGGGGAGTCGAGGGAGAGCCCACTGTCGTCGACCGTCTCGCTGCGTTCGAACGGCACGGTCTCACAGTCCGGATTCCCGAGGCACCCGAGCCCACCTGGACTTATCCGGACCCGGTCAGGGGGTCGATCCTCCGCATGGCGGCGACCGAGAGTCCGGACGTTCTGCGCGACGCCCGGCTCGCGCTGTCGAACCACTGGCTCCAGTGCGGGCGGCCCCACACCGCGTTCGTCCACGCGATCGACGCCGAGCACTGGGGCCGGGTTCTCGAGATACTGCGGGACCACTGGAGGACCCTCTACACGACCAACTTCCTGCAGATGGACGGAGACCTCCGGCGCATACCCGCCGACGTCCTCGAGAGCGAGCCACTGTTCGACACGCTGCGCAGGATGCACAGCCAGTTCTCCGCTCCGAAGGACAGCCCGGCGCCGGCGCCGGCGATCGCGGCGTCGTCCGACGAACCGGATGACGCCGAACGGCTGATGCGGATGCTCTCACTACGCATGGACGGCCAATTCGAGGCTGCCGCAGCGGAGTGCGGCCCGCTGAGCCGGCTCCGGGTCCCGGACCTCGAATCGTCGACCCAGGCCGAACGGGATGGCCCCGCGTTCGTGTTCCTCCACCTGGGCCTGAGCCTGATTCTGGTCGGTCGAATCGACGACGCCACCCAGATGCTCCGTCGAGCCCATCGGCTCGGGGCCGGCAGCTTTGTCGAGCGGGATGCGGCCGGCAAGCTGACCTTGGCGAACGCGCTCCTGGGGTACCCGGCCGACGCCGACTCCTGGTGGGATGAGGAACGGCGGCACCCGCAGTTGCCGCCCGACTCGGAGCTCGTGGTCCGGCCTGCCGGGATGATCGGGGCCGCCCTGGCCCGACTCGACCGTCTGGACATCGATTCGGCGATCGGCCTGATCACCGACCTGGGAGCCCCGGCGGATCGGGAAGAGCTATGGGGCTTCGCTCTCTATGTGTACGGCCAGATCGCCCTGTCCACCGGCACCGCCGCGGACGGGCTCCGATACGTCGAACACCATATGAGGAGATATCCGGGGATGTGTGACCACGGTGCGGTGGTGGGGCCACTGCTCGACGCGGTACGCGCCGACCTCCACCTCGCGCTGGGCCGGTCGGACGAGTCCGCCGAGCTGGTCGGAAACTCCTCCCATCCACTCACCGCGACGGTTCGGGCCCGCACCAGGTTGTACGAGGGCGATCACGAGGGGGCGCTGGATATCGTCCGGCACTATTACGGGGATCTGCGATGCACTCAGCGGGACTCCGTGGAGTTGTCCCTGGTCGGCGCCGCCGCATCCATGGGAATCTCCGCGCGGGAGGAGGCCGTGCAGCATCTGGAGCGCGCGGTCACCAAGTCCGCGCTCACCGGATTGGTCCGTCCCTTCACCACGCTTCCGCGCGGGACCATGGCCAGATTGGCGAACCTTGGCCCGGAGCTCCCGGTGAGCGCCCGCGAAACCGGCACCGGTGCACCCTCCTCGCCACACGCGGCTACCGCGCTCACAGGACGCGAGCACGCCATACTCCGGAGCCTCGAGACAGGGGAGTCCGTCACCGCCATCGCCGACCGGCACTTCGTCAGCGTGAACACGGTCAAGACACAACTGCGGGCGGTGTACCGCAAGCTGGGTGTCCGGTCCCGGAGCACCGCGGTCGATGAGGCACGGAGGCTCGGCCTGCTCTGA
- a CDS encoding bifunctional lysylphosphatidylglycerol flippase/synthetase MprF → MSTDQIAETTDDPGEPSPLATAAGAVARAARRLPVTAIVLTTLLVTGVVFETLWRAAHSAPWFEGVAYGVPALEGGRWWTVFAGPWFGMTPLQHVSLLVLVAAGIGVGEWRLGSARTALVAIGGQLIGVLGAFGVLVPGDAVGWEWATELSVVLDVGCSTAVIAVLAATTATLVSPWRLRARAALYGYVIVSFLFLGRLADLTHLIAFAVFLAVGERFFSLTERGLRPRTRRETRLVVSAGMWFLAAVHIVVYFVPAEGPLGPTEADDVSLAGMLLSVLIAAVTAELLRRGYRAAWLVALVYALLTAVVTLVVTVLVVTADFESLGAVTAGTGLLWMGEAVLLVAGRNAFGVRIRRRVTGSPVHSDDVVDRVRALIRRHGGSTMSWMITWQPMNYFFGPGGKPGGDAGGETSGDASGELGEDAGDAGADGSADGVVGYRLHFGTVIALADPVAAPADRSRLLTEFVEFAESQAAVPCLFSVSAETAETMRSHGWRTLQIAEDTIMDLPDLAFAGKKWQKIRSAMNKAEKSGTSFVSGLLREQPAGMLGQVRQISEQWVGDRELPEMGFTLGTVEEALDDDVRIALAVDSEGVVQAALSWLPVYRGGPTGGVRGWTLDVMRKRNGPGANNMVEFLIARSALEFKDEGADFVSLSGAPLARSGDDDEVAVLDRGLDLLGQALEPYYGFRSLHHFKSKFNPRIEPVYLCFRDEADLPRIGVAIGRAYLPGATTRQLAALARSGTSETVDA, encoded by the coding sequence ATGAGCACCGATCAGATCGCCGAGACGACCGACGACCCCGGGGAGCCGTCCCCCCTCGCCACCGCCGCCGGTGCGGTCGCGCGCGCCGCGCGCCGCCTCCCGGTCACCGCCATCGTGCTGACCACACTGCTCGTGACCGGGGTGGTGTTCGAGACCCTGTGGCGAGCCGCGCACTCGGCCCCGTGGTTCGAGGGAGTGGCCTACGGCGTCCCCGCGCTCGAGGGAGGCCGTTGGTGGACCGTGTTCGCAGGTCCGTGGTTCGGGATGACCCCTCTCCAACACGTGTCACTCCTCGTGCTGGTCGCAGCCGGGATCGGGGTGGGTGAGTGGCGTCTGGGCTCCGCACGAACCGCCCTGGTCGCGATCGGTGGCCAACTCATCGGCGTGCTCGGGGCGTTCGGCGTACTCGTCCCCGGCGACGCGGTCGGCTGGGAGTGGGCCACCGAACTGTCGGTGGTGCTCGACGTGGGGTGCTCGACCGCGGTGATCGCCGTCCTCGCCGCCACCACCGCCACGCTGGTGTCGCCGTGGCGGCTGCGCGCCCGGGCCGCCCTCTACGGCTACGTGATCGTCTCGTTCCTGTTCCTCGGGCGCCTGGCCGACCTCACGCACCTCATCGCCTTCGCGGTGTTCCTGGCCGTCGGCGAGAGGTTCTTCTCCCTCACCGAACGGGGGCTGCGACCCCGCACGCGGCGCGAGACCAGGCTGGTCGTCTCGGCCGGGATGTGGTTCCTCGCCGCCGTGCACATCGTGGTCTACTTCGTCCCCGCGGAAGGCCCCCTCGGCCCGACCGAGGCCGACGACGTGAGTCTGGCCGGCATGCTCCTGTCCGTCCTCATCGCCGCGGTGACCGCCGAACTGCTCCGTCGCGGCTACCGGGCGGCGTGGCTCGTCGCCCTCGTGTACGCACTCCTCACCGCGGTGGTCACCCTCGTCGTCACGGTGCTGGTCGTCACCGCGGATTTCGAGAGCCTCGGCGCCGTCACCGCGGGCACCGGCCTGTTGTGGATGGGTGAGGCCGTCCTGCTGGTGGCCGGTCGAAACGCGTTCGGGGTCCGGATCCGGCGGCGTGTCACCGGATCCCCGGTCCACTCCGACGACGTGGTCGACCGCGTGCGCGCACTGATCCGCCGCCACGGTGGCAGCACCATGTCGTGGATGATCACGTGGCAACCGATGAACTACTTCTTCGGGCCCGGCGGGAAGCCCGGCGGCGACGCCGGTGGAGAGACCAGCGGCGACGCCAGTGGAGAGCTCGGCGAGGACGCAGGCGACGCCGGCGCGGATGGTTCGGCCGACGGCGTGGTGGGCTACCGCCTGCACTTCGGGACCGTCATCGCATTGGCAGACCCGGTGGCCGCGCCCGCCGATCGCAGCCGGCTGCTGACCGAGTTCGTGGAGTTCGCCGAGTCACAGGCCGCCGTACCGTGCCTGTTCTCGGTGTCGGCCGAGACCGCCGAGACGATGAGGTCGCACGGCTGGCGGACGCTCCAGATCGCCGAGGACACGATCATGGACCTGCCCGACCTGGCCTTCGCCGGCAAAAAGTGGCAGAAGATCCGCAGCGCGATGAACAAGGCCGAGAAGAGCGGCACCAGCTTCGTCTCGGGACTGCTGCGCGAGCAACCGGCCGGGATGCTGGGGCAGGTGCGCCAGATCTCCGAGCAGTGGGTCGGGGACAGGGAGCTTCCCGAGATGGGCTTCACCCTGGGCACGGTCGAGGAGGCGCTCGACGACGACGTGCGCATCGCCCTGGCCGTCGACTCCGAGGGGGTCGTCCAGGCCGCGCTCTCCTGGCTGCCCGTCTACCGTGGCGGGCCCACCGGCGGTGTGCGCGGTTGGACCCTGGACGTGATGCGTAAGCGCAACGGGCCCGGTGCCAACAACATGGTCGAGTTCCTCATCGCCCGCTCCGCGCTCGAGTTCAAGGACGAGGGCGCCGACTTCGTCTCGTTGTCCGGGGCCCCGTTGGCGAGGAGTGGCGACGACGACGAGGTGGCCGTCCTCGACCGCGGTCTGGATCTGCTCGGTCAGGCACTCGAGCCCTACTACGGGTTCCGGTCGCTCCACCACTTCAAGAGCAAGTTCAACCCGCGGATCGAGCCCGTGTACCTGTGCTTCCGCGACGAGGCCGACCTGCCGCGGATCGGGGTGGCGATCGGCCGGGCGTACCTGCCGGGTGCGACGACCCGCCAGCTGGCGGCGCTGGCCAGGTCGGGCACGTCGGAGACCGTCGACGCGTAG
- a CDS encoding phosphoenolpyruvate--protein phosphotransferase, with amino-acid sequence MSQESQTGPTIRGTGVVAGLAYGVARWVGRAEQAVAGGVDPTGVPDAEASAELSTGGTTDGAPEGTPPDEEQLERDRERFVAAATTVAGRLDQRASLATGVSAEVLAANAVLARDRGWAKAVVKELKKGLGVEAATIAATETFVVMFTRVGGRQAERITDLRDICARVVAELRGLPEPGIPEFDEPGVLLADDLAPADTAGLDPAMVLGIVIERGGPTSHTAIIARQLGIPCVVAAAGLTSVADGARVLVDAGAGTVTVDPDEESALEAAAADRRLRDLAAGWTGPAVLADGHAVSLLANVQDAAGAEVAATGPAGGIGLFRTELAFLDRPTEPSVDEQAELYARVLASFPDAKVVTRTLDAGSDKPLAFAGMAEEDNPALGVRGIRVDLIDRGLLDRQLDALAEAGRRVGGAHSSPWVMAPMISTVDEARDFGGRCRERGLTPGIMVEVPSVAVAVDRFLPHVDFLSIGTNDLTQYVMAADRMSSDLAALTDPWQPAVLRLIRSVAEAAGRAPGGRTVPVGVCGEAAADPHLACVLLGLGVSSLSVATAALPFVGAALGEVTLERCRQLAALALDCDTAREARAAVMAGSA; translated from the coding sequence ATGTCGCAGGAATCGCAGACCGGGCCGACCATCCGAGGAACCGGCGTGGTGGCCGGTCTCGCCTACGGGGTCGCGCGGTGGGTGGGGCGAGCCGAGCAGGCCGTCGCCGGTGGGGTCGACCCCACCGGCGTCCCGGACGCCGAGGCCTCGGCTGAACTCTCGACAGGGGGCACGACCGACGGGGCTCCGGAGGGCACGCCGCCGGACGAGGAGCAGCTCGAGCGGGACCGGGAGCGCTTCGTCGCCGCCGCCACGACCGTGGCGGGGCGGCTCGACCAGCGGGCGTCGTTGGCCACCGGGGTGAGCGCCGAGGTGTTGGCCGCCAACGCGGTGCTCGCGCGTGACCGCGGCTGGGCCAAGGCCGTGGTCAAGGAGCTCAAGAAGGGCCTGGGCGTCGAGGCGGCCACGATCGCGGCAACAGAGACGTTCGTGGTGATGTTCACCAGGGTCGGCGGCCGACAGGCCGAGCGCATCACCGACCTCCGCGACATCTGCGCCCGCGTGGTGGCCGAGCTTCGTGGGCTGCCCGAGCCCGGGATCCCCGAGTTCGACGAGCCGGGCGTGCTGTTGGCCGACGACCTCGCTCCCGCCGACACTGCCGGCCTCGACCCGGCCATGGTGCTGGGGATCGTGATCGAGCGCGGAGGCCCCACCTCCCACACCGCGATCATCGCCCGACAGTTGGGGATCCCCTGCGTCGTGGCGGCGGCGGGTCTCACCTCGGTCGCCGACGGGGCGCGGGTGCTCGTCGACGCCGGTGCGGGGACGGTCACCGTCGATCCCGACGAGGAGTCCGCGCTCGAGGCCGCTGCCGCGGACCGACGGTTGCGCGACCTGGCCGCCGGGTGGACCGGTCCCGCCGTGCTGGCCGACGGCCACGCGGTGAGCCTGTTGGCCAACGTGCAGGACGCCGCGGGTGCCGAGGTCGCAGCGACCGGGCCGGCCGGTGGGATCGGGTTGTTCCGCACCGAGCTGGCGTTCCTCGACCGCCCCACCGAGCCGTCCGTCGACGAGCAGGCGGAGCTCTACGCGCGGGTGCTCGCCTCGTTCCCGGACGCCAAGGTTGTCACCCGGACCCTGGACGCCGGTTCGGACAAGCCGCTGGCCTTCGCCGGGATGGCGGAGGAGGACAACCCCGCGCTCGGCGTGCGCGGCATCAGGGTGGACCTGATCGACCGCGGGCTGCTCGACCGGCAGCTCGACGCCCTGGCCGAGGCCGGCCGCCGGGTGGGCGGTGCGCACTCCTCACCGTGGGTGATGGCACCCATGATCTCCACCGTCGACGAGGCGCGCGACTTCGGCGGCCGGTGCCGGGAGCGCGGCCTGACCCCCGGCATCATGGTGGAGGTGCCCTCGGTGGCCGTGGCGGTGGACCGCTTCCTGCCCCACGTGGACTTCCTGTCGATCGGCACCAACGACCTCACCCAGTACGTGATGGCCGCAGACCGGATGTCCTCCGATCTGGCCGCGCTCACCGATCCGTGGCAGCCCGCGGTGCTCCGGCTGATCCGGTCCGTGGCCGAGGCCGCGGGCCGGGCACCCGGCGGGCGGACGGTACCGGTCGGTGTGTGCGGTGAGGCCGCCGCCGACCCGCATCTGGCCTGCGTCCTGCTGGGGCTGGGCGTCAGCTCGCTCTCGGTGGCCACCGCGGCGCTGCCGTTCGTCGGCGCGGCCCTGGGTGAGGTGACTCTCGAGCGGTGCCGCCAGCTGGCGGCGCTGGCACTGGACTGCGACACCGCGCGCGAGGCCCGCGCCGCCGTCATGGCCGGCAGCGCCTGA
- a CDS encoding DeoR/GlpR family DNA-binding transcription regulator: MYGSERRRHITEVLAATGRVTVADLASGLDVSAETIRRDLSLLETEGVLERTHGGAVPAVPGGRVERTLASRRAENVTAKSAIARAALCLLPAPGGSVLLDAGSTTACLAEALVEPLAEGHGLSLITNSVPVADALHRSGATRLHLLGGAVRGLTGACVGAPVLRALDTIRVDVAFLGTNGLNVERGLTTQDPDEAAVKSAMCRAARRVAVLADSSKFGHEFLVSFAGLDRVDVLVTDSPPTGALAAALRDRGIEVVLP; encoded by the coding sequence ATGTACGGCAGCGAACGGCGACGACACATCACGGAGGTTCTGGCCGCGACCGGCCGCGTCACCGTGGCCGATCTCGCCTCCGGTCTGGACGTCAGCGCCGAGACCATCCGCCGCGACCTGTCCCTGCTCGAGACCGAGGGGGTCCTCGAGCGCACGCACGGCGGGGCCGTCCCCGCCGTCCCGGGTGGACGCGTCGAACGGACGCTGGCCTCCCGCCGCGCCGAGAACGTGACCGCCAAGTCCGCGATCGCCCGGGCCGCGCTCTGCCTGCTCCCGGCGCCGGGCGGCAGCGTGCTGCTGGACGCGGGATCCACGACCGCCTGCCTGGCCGAAGCGCTGGTGGAACCACTCGCCGAGGGGCACGGGCTGTCCCTGATCACCAACTCGGTCCCCGTCGCGGACGCCCTCCACCGCTCCGGCGCCACCCGGCTCCACCTCCTCGGCGGCGCCGTCCGGGGACTCACCGGCGCCTGCGTCGGCGCACCGGTACTACGTGCACTGGACACGATCCGGGTGGACGTCGCCTTCCTCGGCACCAACGGACTGAACGTCGAGCGTGGTCTGACCACCCAGGACCCCGACGAGGCCGCCGTCAAGAGCGCCATGTGCCGCGCGGCCCGCCGGGTGGCCGTGCTGGCCGACTCCAGCAAGTTCGGCCACGAGTTCCTGGTCTCCTTCGCGGGACTGGACCGGGTCGACGTCCTGGTCACCGACTCCCCACCCACCGGCGCACTCGCCGCCGCCCTCCGAGACAGGGGAATCGAGGTCGTCCTGCCATGA
- a CDS encoding 1-phosphofructokinase family hexose kinase — MIVTLTMNPSVDRSAVLTAPLALGGVNRIAESHDSPGGKGVNVARVLAAGGIEARAVFPSPRHDPFVTMCAESGVPATVVPADGPVRVNLTLADPDGTTTKINAPGPVATAEMLDRVRADVAGLAGEATWVVLSGSLPRGVPVDFYADLVAELRATGARLAVDTSDAPLAALAARFPSAAPDLVKPNGEELGQLAGVDGVELERRAADGDLAPVVETARTLRATGVGTVLVTLGGAGAVLVDDDEAWFAATPPVRVRSTVGAGDSALAGYLLADARGAPPAERLAWAVSHGSVAASLAGTGLPLGLDPDTFRATVRRLD, encoded by the coding sequence ATGATCGTCACTCTCACCATGAACCCGTCCGTGGACCGGTCGGCGGTGCTGACCGCGCCGCTGGCGCTCGGCGGGGTCAACCGCATCGCCGAGTCCCACGACTCCCCCGGCGGCAAGGGCGTCAACGTGGCCCGGGTCCTGGCCGCGGGCGGGATCGAGGCGAGGGCGGTGTTCCCGTCCCCGCGCCACGATCCGTTCGTCACCATGTGCGCCGAATCGGGCGTGCCCGCCACCGTGGTCCCCGCCGACGGCCCGGTCCGGGTGAACCTCACCCTGGCCGACCCCGACGGCACCACCACCAAGATCAACGCCCCGGGTCCCGTCGCCACCGCCGAGATGCTCGACCGGGTCCGCGCGGACGTGGCCGGACTCGCGGGGGAGGCCACCTGGGTGGTGCTGAGCGGCTCGCTGCCGCGGGGCGTGCCCGTCGACTTCTACGCGGACCTGGTCGCCGAACTGCGCGCGACGGGGGCCCGCCTCGCCGTGGACACCTCCGACGCACCGCTGGCCGCACTCGCCGCCCGGTTCCCCTCCGCCGCGCCGGACCTGGTCAAACCCAACGGCGAGGAGCTCGGCCAGCTCGCCGGGGTCGACGGCGTGGAGTTGGAACGCCGCGCCGCGGACGGGGACCTGGCGCCCGTGGTGGAGACCGCCCGCACGTTGCGCGCCACGGGCGTGGGGACGGTGCTGGTCACCCTGGGCGGCGCCGGAGCCGTCCTGGTCGACGACGACGAGGCGTGGTTCGCAGCCACCCCACCCGTCCGCGTGCGATCCACCGTCGGGGCCGGCGACTCCGCACTCGCCGGATACCTGCTGGCCGACGCCCGGGGAGCCCCGCCCGCGGAGCGACTCGCGTGGGCCGTCTCCCACGGCAGCGTGGCCGCCTCTCTCGCCGGCACCGGACTCCCGCTCGGACTCGATCCGGACACGTTCCGGGCCACCGTCCGCCGACTCGACTGA